The Euphorbia lathyris chromosome 2, ddEupLath1.1, whole genome shotgun sequence genome includes a window with the following:
- the LOC136219590 gene encoding uncharacterized protein isoform X2, whose translation MVAAPVRCLSQTLKLYSSYEHRSLSSSAITKLVGTHDGSFHCDEALACFILRLTSSFSNAQIIRTRDPQVLDKLDAVLDVGGGYHPTQCRFDHHQNGFDEVFGHGFTTKLSTAGLVYKAVDAIDNGTNQYDTDQPPRYLNNTSLSHRVGRLNLDWLDSDQSSERENEAFRHAMELAGNEFLESIFFHANSWLPARSIVRECLASRKSIDCSGEIVKLSISCAVWKLHIFELEEEMKIDPSIKYVIYQDDRTRNWRLQAVAVSPVKFDSRKPLPVAWRGLVDEELSDVTGIPGCVFVHMSGFTGGNRSYEGALAMARASLKA comes from the exons ATGGTTGCGGCGCCAGTCCGATGTTTAAGCCAAACTCTGAAGCTGTACAGTTCATATGAACATCGTTCGTTATCATCATCAGCAATTACTAAGCTAGTGGGTACTCACGATGGTTCCTTTCACTGTGATGAAGCTCTTGCTTGCTTTATCCTTCGACTCaccagttccttctccaatgctcAAATCATCCGTACCAGAGATCCTCAg GTGTTGGACAAGCTTGATGCCGTTCTTGATGTTGGAGGCGGTTATCATCCAACTCAATGTCGTTTTGACCATCACCAGAATGGTTTCGACGAGGTTTTTGGTCATGGCTTCACCACTAAACTTAGTACTGCTGGCCTTGTGTACAAG GCAGTTGATGCTATTGATAATGGAACTAATCAATACGACACAGATCAACCCCCTAGATACTTGAATAATACAAGTTTATCTCATAGAGTGGGAAGATTAAATCTGGACTGGTTGGATTCTGATCAATcatctgagagagagaatgaAGCCTTCAGACATGCAATGGAGCTAGCGGGCAATGAATTTTTGGAg AGTATTTTTTTTCATGCAAATTCTTGGTTACCAGCACGATCAATTGTGCGGGAATGTCTTGCCTCGAGGAAAAGTATCGACTGCAGTGGGGAAATTGTGAAGCTGTCTATATCTTGTGCTGTA TGGAAGCTCCACATATTTGAACTTGAGGAAGAAATGAAGATCGATCCTTCAATCAAATATGTTATTTACCAG GATGATAGGACTCGGAATTGGAGGTTACAAGCAGTCGCAGTCTCACCAGTTAAGTTTGATAGCAGGAAACCTCTACCAGTTGCTTGGAGAGGTTTAGTAGATGAAGAACTCTCTGACGTGACAGGTATCCCTGGCTGTGTTTTTGTCCATATGAGTGGATTCACTGGTGGAAACCGAAGTTATGAAGGTGCTCTTGCTATGGCAAGAGCTTCTTTGAAGGCTTAA
- the LOC136219591 gene encoding rhodanese-like domain-containing protein 14, chloroplastic, producing the protein MAALSCHSSSSSSLYPKFQPSPLSSQAYCLSFLSIRENGSSIRGRSNSHSTVSRLMKLTITSAATKPAKTPAEEDWKVKRQLLVQKKVRSVDVKEALRLQQENNFVILDVRPVAEFKEAHPPGAINAQIYRLIKEWTAWDIARRAAFAFFGIFAGTEENPEFLKTVESEIDKNAKIIVACSSGGTMKPTQNLPEGQQSRSLIAAYLLVLNGYKNVFHLEGGLYTWFKEGLPAVSEEDAP; encoded by the exons ATGGCTGCACTCAGCTGTcactcttcttcttcatcttccttgtacCCCAAATTTCAACCATCGCCTCTCTCCTCTCAAGCCTACTGTTTATCTTTTCTTAGTATCAGAGAAAATGGATCGTCCATAAGAGGAAGATCAAATTCACACTCGACAGTTTCAAGGCTCATGAAATTGACAATCACGAGTGCTGCTACAAAACCTGCAAAAACACCAG CTGAAGAAGATTGGAAGGTGAAAAGACAGCTCCTTGTGCAGAAAAAGGTAAGGAGTGTAGATGTAAAGGAAGCTCTGCGCCTTCAGCAAGAAAATAATTTTGTAATTCTCGACGTCCGGCCAGTAGCAGAATTCAAAGAG GCTCATCCACCAGGTGCCATAAATGCGCAAATATATAGGCTTATAAAAGAGTGGACAGCTTGGGACATTGCTAGGCGAGCTGCATTTGCATTTTTTGGCATTTTCGCTGGCACAGAGGAGAACCCTGAGTTTCTAAAGA CTGTGGAATCAGAGAtagataaaaatgcaaaaataataGTGGCCTGCTCATCTGGGGGAACTATGAAACCAACTCAAAATCTACCTGAAGGTCAGCAGTCAAG ATCACTGATAGCAGCCTATCTATTAGTCCTCAACGGTTACAAAAATGTGTTTCACTTAGAAGGAGGCCTTTATACATGGTTCAAAGAGGGATTGCCAGCAGTTTCTGAAGAGGACGCACCATGA
- the LOC136219590 gene encoding uncharacterized protein isoform X1, with protein sequence MVAAPVRCLSQTLKLYSSYEHRSLSSSAITKLVGTHDGSFHCDEALACFILRLTSSFSNAQIIRTRDPQVLDKLDAVLDVGGGYHPTQCRFDHHQNGFDEVFGHGFTTKLSTAGLVYKHYGSEIIAKQLQLNEEHPDVHRLFLAVYKNFVEAVDAIDNGTNQYDTDQPPRYLNNTSLSHRVGRLNLDWLDSDQSSERENEAFRHAMELAGNEFLESIFFHANSWLPARSIVRECLASRKSIDCSGEIVKLSISCAVWKLHIFELEEEMKIDPSIKYVIYQDDRTRNWRLQAVAVSPVKFDSRKPLPVAWRGLVDEELSDVTGIPGCVFVHMSGFTGGNRSYEGALAMARASLKA encoded by the exons ATGGTTGCGGCGCCAGTCCGATGTTTAAGCCAAACTCTGAAGCTGTACAGTTCATATGAACATCGTTCGTTATCATCATCAGCAATTACTAAGCTAGTGGGTACTCACGATGGTTCCTTTCACTGTGATGAAGCTCTTGCTTGCTTTATCCTTCGACTCaccagttccttctccaatgctcAAATCATCCGTACCAGAGATCCTCAg GTGTTGGACAAGCTTGATGCCGTTCTTGATGTTGGAGGCGGTTATCATCCAACTCAATGTCGTTTTGACCATCACCAGAATGGTTTCGACGAGGTTTTTGGTCATGGCTTCACCACTAAACTTAGTACTGCTGGCCTTGTGTACAAG CATTACGGGTCAGAGATAATTGCAAAACAGCTTCAATTGAATGAAGAACATCCAGATGTGCATCGGTTATTTCTAGCAGTCTATAAAAATTTTGTGGAG GCAGTTGATGCTATTGATAATGGAACTAATCAATACGACACAGATCAACCCCCTAGATACTTGAATAATACAAGTTTATCTCATAGAGTGGGAAGATTAAATCTGGACTGGTTGGATTCTGATCAATcatctgagagagagaatgaAGCCTTCAGACATGCAATGGAGCTAGCGGGCAATGAATTTTTGGAg AGTATTTTTTTTCATGCAAATTCTTGGTTACCAGCACGATCAATTGTGCGGGAATGTCTTGCCTCGAGGAAAAGTATCGACTGCAGTGGGGAAATTGTGAAGCTGTCTATATCTTGTGCTGTA TGGAAGCTCCACATATTTGAACTTGAGGAAGAAATGAAGATCGATCCTTCAATCAAATATGTTATTTACCAG GATGATAGGACTCGGAATTGGAGGTTACAAGCAGTCGCAGTCTCACCAGTTAAGTTTGATAGCAGGAAACCTCTACCAGTTGCTTGGAGAGGTTTAGTAGATGAAGAACTCTCTGACGTGACAGGTATCCCTGGCTGTGTTTTTGTCCATATGAGTGGATTCACTGGTGGAAACCGAAGTTATGAAGGTGCTCTTGCTATGGCAAGAGCTTCTTTGAAGGCTTAA